In Streptomyces sp. NBC_00878, a single window of DNA contains:
- a CDS encoding NUDIX hydrolase, which yields MTIKDTAEEWEVRATETPFVGNKTSVRTDDVVMPDGSVARRDYQVHPGSVAVLALDDLGRVLVIRQYRHPVRHKLWEIPAGLLDVPGENPLHAAQRELYEEAHVKAEDWRVLTDVFTTPGGCDEAVRIFLARDLSEAEGRRFEVEDEEADMELSRVPVDELVRGVLAGELHNNCLVVGVLSLIAARNGDGLDTLRPAEAPWPARPFEA from the coding sequence ATGACCATCAAGGACACCGCCGAGGAGTGGGAGGTCAGGGCGACCGAGACGCCGTTCGTGGGCAACAAGACCTCCGTGCGCACCGACGACGTGGTCATGCCCGACGGATCGGTCGCCCGCCGCGACTACCAGGTCCACCCGGGTTCGGTGGCCGTCCTCGCCCTCGACGACCTGGGCCGTGTCCTGGTCATCCGCCAGTACCGGCACCCCGTACGCCACAAGCTCTGGGAGATCCCGGCCGGTCTGCTCGACGTCCCCGGCGAGAACCCGCTGCACGCCGCCCAGCGCGAGCTCTACGAAGAGGCCCATGTGAAGGCCGAGGACTGGCGTGTGCTCACCGACGTGTTCACCACGCCCGGCGGCTGCGACGAGGCCGTCCGCATCTTCCTCGCCCGCGATCTCTCCGAGGCCGAGGGCCGGCGCTTCGAGGTCGAGGACGAGGAGGCCGACATGGAGCTCTCCCGCGTCCCGGTCGACGAGCTCGTACGCGGCGTACTCGCCGGGGAGCTGCACAACAACTGCCTGGTCGTGGGCGTGCTTTCGCTGATCGCGGCGCGGAACGGCGACGGCCTGGACACCCTGCGCCCGGCCGAGGCACCGTGGCCCGCACGCCCCTTCGAGGCGTGA
- a CDS encoding tetratricopeptide repeat protein produces MKELRADIERAGLDTLAGRKAPRARVLLIAGKPGSGRTALAEELVRQVADSYPDGILRARLTEPDGTPVATERTARDLLTALERTAPAGADEDELSERLREALATRRTLLLLDDAADAEQVDVLLPETPDCLVVAVSGGPLTGISDVRPCTLGGLDTKSALDLLDRYTGSVRITVDPRAAEGLVEICAGQPAALVLAGAWLAHRPKAAVADLAKQLRTDGDEGRVPDVLDVLGRVFRLSYAALPSTAARILRLLSLAPAGLVDPHTASALAGCSVGVARTTLDDFTKLGLVRSVESPLPQYEVPGCLMPLLRSLTETQDRPAELQLARARMLERTVRLLVSCRAITETDSSPAREKLAGMPRALRFPNPRAAADWLRIRQPALLAAARLAVADGELDTLARRLMAALVRAMVAHFGTQAAAPELYGIHRLVLDVAERRNLPREKAAALLNLADLDAQTGRTADALARYRAALDAGREANDPYATGRAMESVGGAHQELGDYDRAADWYGRALAQRLARDEREDTARLHGRIATAHTYAGRYGEALLNWRSAVTGHRRNGDVAGHARALSEMARVQEYAGRSEESLATCQEAVEWARRAEDVRLQAALHLRLADTLDRLGDPASAGLHRGAAERMLGDELPEGVSAREHDANACEFRSTSEED; encoded by the coding sequence TTGAAGGAACTACGGGCCGACATCGAGCGGGCCGGTCTCGACACTCTCGCGGGCCGGAAAGCGCCACGCGCGCGCGTGCTGCTCATCGCGGGCAAGCCCGGATCCGGCAGGACCGCACTCGCCGAGGAGCTCGTACGGCAGGTCGCGGACAGTTACCCGGACGGCATCCTGCGAGCCCGGCTCACCGAGCCCGACGGCACCCCCGTGGCGACCGAACGAACCGCCCGTGACCTGCTCACCGCCCTCGAACGGACCGCCCCCGCCGGAGCCGACGAGGACGAGCTGTCCGAGCGGCTGCGCGAGGCGCTCGCCACCCGCCGGACCCTGCTCCTGCTGGACGACGCGGCCGACGCCGAACAGGTCGACGTGCTCCTCCCGGAGACCCCCGACTGTCTTGTCGTCGCCGTCTCCGGCGGTCCCCTCACCGGGATCTCCGATGTCCGGCCCTGCACCCTCGGCGGCCTGGACACCAAGTCCGCCCTCGACCTTCTCGACCGGTACACCGGCTCGGTGCGCATCACCGTCGACCCGCGCGCCGCCGAAGGGCTCGTGGAGATCTGCGCGGGTCAGCCCGCCGCGCTCGTCCTCGCCGGCGCCTGGCTGGCCCACCGGCCCAAGGCGGCCGTGGCCGACCTGGCCAAGCAGTTGCGCACCGACGGTGACGAAGGCCGTGTTCCCGACGTCCTCGACGTTCTCGGCCGGGTATTCCGCCTCTCCTACGCGGCCCTGCCCTCGACCGCCGCGCGGATACTGCGACTCCTCTCGCTCGCCCCCGCGGGCCTCGTCGACCCGCACACCGCGTCCGCGCTGGCCGGCTGCTCGGTCGGCGTCGCCCGCACCACCCTGGACGACTTCACCAAGCTCGGCCTCGTACGGTCCGTCGAGTCGCCCCTGCCGCAGTACGAGGTGCCCGGCTGTCTGATGCCGCTGCTGCGCTCGCTCACCGAGACCCAGGACCGCCCGGCCGAGCTCCAGCTGGCCCGCGCCCGGATGCTGGAGCGGACCGTACGGCTGCTGGTGTCCTGCCGGGCGATCACCGAGACCGACAGCTCTCCGGCCCGCGAGAAGCTCGCCGGAATGCCCCGCGCGCTGCGCTTCCCGAACCCCCGCGCTGCCGCCGACTGGCTGCGCATCCGACAGCCCGCGCTGCTCGCCGCGGCCCGGCTCGCGGTCGCCGACGGGGAGCTGGACACGCTGGCCCGTCGCCTGATGGCCGCGCTGGTCAGAGCGATGGTCGCGCACTTCGGTACGCAGGCCGCGGCGCCCGAGCTGTACGGCATCCACCGGCTCGTCCTGGACGTGGCGGAGCGCCGGAACCTGCCCCGTGAGAAGGCCGCCGCGCTGCTGAACCTCGCCGACCTGGACGCCCAGACCGGCCGTACGGCCGACGCGCTGGCCCGCTACAGGGCCGCCCTGGACGCCGGACGCGAGGCGAACGACCCGTATGCGACCGGCCGCGCGATGGAATCCGTAGGCGGCGCCCACCAGGAGCTCGGGGACTACGACCGGGCCGCCGACTGGTACGGGCGCGCGCTCGCCCAACGGCTCGCGCGTGACGAGCGCGAGGACACGGCCCGGCTGCACGGACGCATCGCCACCGCGCACACCTACGCGGGCCGCTACGGCGAGGCGCTGCTCAACTGGCGCTCCGCGGTCACCGGCCACCGCAGGAACGGTGATGTGGCAGGTCACGCAAGGGCGTTGAGCGAGATGGCACGCGTGCAGGAGTACGCGGGCCGGTCCGAGGAATCCCTCGCCACCTGCCAGGAGGCGGTCGAGTGGGCACGCCGCGCCGAGGACGTCCGGCTGCAGGCCGCGCTGCACCTGCGGCTCGCCGACACGCTGGACCGTCTGGGGGACCCCGCGTCCGCCGGCCTGCACCGCGGCGCGGCCGAGCGCATGCTGGGTGACGAGCTCCCAGAGGGCGTATCAGCCAGGGAACACGACGCTAACGCCTGCGAATTCCGCAGTACATCCGAAGAAGATTGA
- the ald gene encoding alanine dehydrogenase yields the protein MKVGIPREVKNNEFRVAITPAGVHELVRHGHQVLIEHNAGVGSSIADDEFVAAGARIIPTADEVWATSDLLLKVKEPIAEEYHRLRKDQTLFTYLHLAASKECTDALVESGTTAIAYETVELPGRSLPLLAPMSEVAGRLAPQVGAYHLMRSVGGRGVLPGGVPGTQPARAVVIGGGVSGWNATQIAVGMGFHVTLLDRDIHKLREADKVFGTKVRAIMSNSFELEKAVLEADLVIGAVLIPGAKAPKLVTNELVSRMKPGSVLVDIAIDQGGCFEDSRPTTHAEPTFPVHGSVFYCVANMPGAVPNTSTYALTNATLPFIVELADRGWVEALRRDPALAKGLNTHDGKVVYREVAEAHGLEHVELETLLG from the coding sequence GTGAAGGTCGGCATCCCCCGCGAGGTCAAGAACAACGAGTTCCGGGTGGCCATCACCCCCGCCGGTGTGCACGAGCTGGTACGCCACGGCCACCAGGTCCTCATCGAGCACAACGCCGGAGTCGGCTCCTCGATCGCGGACGACGAGTTCGTCGCCGCCGGAGCGCGGATCATCCCCACCGCCGACGAGGTCTGGGCCACCTCCGACCTGCTGCTCAAGGTCAAGGAGCCCATCGCCGAGGAGTACCACCGCCTCCGTAAGGACCAGACGCTCTTCACCTACCTGCACCTGGCCGCGTCCAAGGAGTGCACGGACGCGCTCGTCGAGTCCGGTACCACGGCGATCGCCTACGAGACCGTCGAGCTGCCCGGGCGCTCCCTGCCGCTGCTCGCCCCGATGTCGGAGGTCGCGGGCCGGCTGGCTCCGCAGGTCGGCGCGTACCACCTGATGCGCTCGGTCGGCGGCCGCGGTGTGCTCCCCGGTGGTGTCCCCGGCACGCAGCCTGCGCGGGCCGTCGTCATCGGCGGGGGTGTCTCCGGCTGGAACGCCACGCAGATCGCCGTCGGCATGGGGTTCCACGTCACGCTGCTCGACCGCGACATCCACAAGCTCCGCGAGGCCGACAAGGTCTTCGGCACCAAGGTCCGGGCGATCATGTCCAACTCCTTCGAGCTGGAGAAGGCCGTTCTGGAAGCCGACCTCGTCATCGGCGCCGTACTCATCCCGGGCGCCAAGGCGCCGAAACTGGTCACCAACGAGCTCGTGTCGCGGATGAAGCCCGGAAGTGTTCTTGTCGACATCGCCATCGACCAGGGCGGCTGCTTCGAGGACTCCCGTCCGACGACTCACGCGGAGCCGACCTTCCCGGTCCACGGCTCGGTCTTCTACTGCGTCGCCAACATGCCGGGCGCGGTGCCCAATACGTCGACATACGCTCTGACGAACGCGACACTCCCGTTCATCGTGGAACTGGCGGACCGCGGCTGGGTCGAGGCACTGCGCCGTGACCCGGCGCTCGCCAAGGGCCTCAACACCCATGACGGCAAGGTCGTTTACCGTGAGGTCGCGGAGGCCCACGGGCTGGAGCACGTCGAGCTGGAGACTCTGCTCGGCTGA
- a CDS encoding ParA family protein, which produces MPAQGSRLTGLEAVGSVAVRTFAAQQSPKMTQTAHQSMDGHHVNAMAGNGSGENRTHFADYDDLPEGHFYDPDAEYEPDPEYAATLAPDAARQRRERIGPTGRPLPYFPIPGPLTDHGPAKIIAMCNQKGGVGKTTSTINLGAALAEYGRRVLLVDFDPQGALSVGLGVNPMELDLTVYNLLMERGMAADEVLLKTAVPNMDLLPSNIDLSAAEVQLVSEVARESTLQRALKPLMADYDYIVIDCQPSLGLLTVNALTAAHKVIVPLECEFFALRGVALLTETIEKVQERLNPELELDGILATMYDSRTVHSREVLARVVEAFDDHVYHTVIGRTVRFPETTVAGEPITTYASNSVGAAAYRQLAREVLARCHAE; this is translated from the coding sequence ATGCCTGCGCAGGGCTCAAGGCTCACGGGGCTCGAGGCTGTCGGCTCCGTTGCTGTGCGCACCTTCGCAGCCCAGCAGAGTCCGAAGATGACTCAGACAGCACACCAGAGCATGGATGGCCATCACGTGAACGCCATGGCCGGCAACGGAAGTGGCGAGAACCGCACCCACTTCGCCGACTACGACGACCTGCCCGAGGGGCATTTCTACGACCCCGACGCCGAGTACGAGCCAGATCCGGAGTACGCGGCCACGCTCGCGCCCGACGCGGCGCGCCAGCGGCGTGAGCGCATCGGCCCGACCGGGCGCCCGCTGCCGTACTTCCCGATCCCGGGCCCGCTGACCGATCACGGCCCCGCGAAGATCATCGCGATGTGCAACCAGAAGGGCGGCGTCGGCAAGACGACGTCGACCATCAACCTGGGCGCGGCGCTCGCGGAGTACGGACGCCGGGTCCTGCTCGTCGACTTCGACCCGCAGGGCGCACTGTCCGTGGGTCTCGGCGTCAACCCGATGGAGCTCGACCTCACCGTCTACAACCTGCTCATGGAGCGGGGCATGGCGGCCGACGAGGTGCTCCTGAAGACAGCGGTTCCGAACATGGACCTGCTGCCCAGCAACATCGACCTGTCCGCCGCCGAGGTCCAGCTGGTGTCCGAGGTCGCTCGCGAGTCCACGCTCCAGCGGGCGCTGAAGCCGCTGATGGCCGACTACGACTACATCGTGATCGACTGTCAGCCCTCGCTCGGTCTCCTCACCGTCAACGCCCTGACGGCGGCCCACAAGGTGATCGTGCCGCTCGAGTGCGAGTTCTTCGCCCTCCGCGGTGTCGCGCTGCTCACCGAGACCATCGAGAAGGTCCAGGAGCGCCTCAACCCGGAGTTGGAGCTCGACGGCATCCTCGCCACGATGTACGACTCGCGGACCGTGCACAGCCGTGAGGTGCTCGCGCGCGTGGTCGAGGCGTTCGACGATCACGTCTACCACACGGTGATCGGCCGGACCGTCCGCTTCCCGGAGACCACGGTCGCCGGTGAGCCGATCACGACGTACGCCTCCAACTCCGTCGGTGCCGCCGCCTATCGCCAGCTCGCCAGGGAGGTGCTCGCCCGGTGTCACGCCGAGTGA
- a CDS encoding ScpA family protein — translation MTSNDAPDSASGGSGGRRRVLGRGPGGAVPPEPPAEVLPPAAPPEPSAEVLPPAAEPAPPAPEPEPPAVEPEPPDVEPEPSAADSEGPGSDEPGDGVFKVRLANFEGPFDLLLQLISKHKMDVTEVALSKVTDEFMAHIRAMGPDWDLDETTEFLVVAATLLDLKAARLLPSADVEDEADLALLEARDLLFARLLQYRAYKQIADIFNRRLDEEARRYPRTVGLEAHHAELLPEVVISIGAEGFARLAVKAMQPKPKPQVYVDHIHAPLVSVQEQAEIVMARLRELGEASFRSLVEDTDDTLTVVARFLALLELYREKAVSLDQEEALGELVVRWTGGDGDTRPTVTDEFDRPPEPVKEEKT, via the coding sequence ATGACCTCGAACGACGCCCCTGACTCTGCCTCCGGCGGTTCCGGTGGCCGTCGGCGTGTGCTGGGGCGGGGGCCCGGGGGCGCGGTCCCGCCCGAGCCTCCGGCCGAGGTCCTGCCGCCCGCGGCCCCGCCCGAGCCTTCGGCCGAGGTTCTGCCGCCCGCGGCAGAGCCCGCGCCGCCCGCGCCAGAGCCCGAGCCGCCCGCGGTGGAGCCTGAGCCGCCCGACGTGGAGCCTGAGCCGTCGGCGGCGGACAGCGAAGGCCCGGGATCCGACGAACCCGGGGACGGGGTCTTCAAAGTTCGGCTTGCCAACTTCGAAGGGCCCTTCGATCTGCTGCTTCAGCTGATCTCCAAGCACAAGATGGATGTCACCGAAGTCGCGCTCTCCAAGGTCACCGACGAGTTCATGGCGCACATCAGGGCGATGGGGCCGGACTGGGACCTTGACGAGACGACCGAGTTCCTGGTCGTCGCCGCGACGCTGCTCGATCTGAAGGCCGCCCGGCTGCTGCCCTCCGCCGATGTCGAGGACGAGGCCGATCTCGCGCTGCTGGAGGCCCGGGACCTGCTCTTCGCGCGGCTGCTGCAGTATCGGGCGTACAAGCAGATCGCCGACATCTTCAACCGGCGCCTCGACGAGGAGGCGCGCCGCTACCCCCGTACCGTCGGGCTGGAGGCGCACCACGCCGAGCTGCTGCCCGAAGTCGTCATCAGCATCGGGGCGGAAGGATTCGCCAGGCTCGCCGTCAAGGCGATGCAGCCCAAGCCGAAGCCGCAGGTGTACGTCGACCACATCCACGCGCCCCTCGTGAGCGTGCAGGAGCAGGCCGAGATCGTGATGGCGCGGCTCCGGGAGCTCGGAGAGGCCAGTTTCCGCTCGCTCGTCGAGGACACCGACGACACCCTCACCGTCGTGGCGCGTTTCCTGGCCCTTCTGGAGCTCTATCGGGAGAAGGCGGTCTCCCTGGACCAGGAAGAGGCTCTGGGGGAGCTGGTGGTGCGCTGGACGGGCGGGGACGGGGATACGCGGCCGACGGTGACGGACGAGTTCGACAGACCGCCGGAGCCGGTCAAGGAGGAGAAGACGTGA
- the scpB gene encoding SMC-Scp complex subunit ScpB, with amino-acid sequence MSEDTTEAPAGARGVADLDLKPALEAVLMVVDEPATVEHLAKILERPKRRIAAALRELADEYTIQGRGFELRLIAGGWRFYSRPEYAAAVERFVLDGQQARLTQAALETLAVVAYRQPVSRSRVSAVRGVNCDGVMRTLLQRGLVEEAGAEPETGAILYTTTNYFLERMGLRGLDELPELAPFLPEADAIEAETLEGVPSFDPDAPDADADDTTTTEL; translated from the coding sequence GTGAGCGAGGACACCACCGAGGCCCCGGCCGGTGCGCGAGGCGTCGCGGATCTCGACCTGAAGCCCGCCCTGGAGGCCGTCCTCATGGTCGTGGACGAACCCGCGACCGTGGAGCACCTCGCGAAGATCCTTGAGCGGCCGAAGCGGCGGATCGCGGCCGCTCTGCGCGAGCTGGCCGACGAGTACACCATCCAGGGGCGCGGCTTCGAGCTGCGGCTCATCGCCGGCGGCTGGCGGTTCTACAGCCGGCCCGAGTACGCGGCGGCCGTCGAGCGCTTCGTCCTCGACGGGCAGCAGGCCCGGCTCACCCAGGCCGCGCTGGAGACACTGGCGGTGGTCGCGTACCGGCAGCCGGTCAGCCGCAGCCGGGTCTCGGCGGTCCGCGGAGTCAACTGCGACGGCGTCATGCGGACCCTCCTGCAGCGGGGTCTGGTCGAGGAGGCGGGCGCGGAACCCGAAACAGGTGCGATCCTGTACACGACGACGAACTACTTCCTGGAGCGAATGGGCCTGCGAGGCCTGGACGAGCTCCCGGAGCTCGCGCCCTTCCTCCCGGAGGCGGACGCGATCGAAGCAGAGACGCTGGAAGGGGTCCCGTCGTTCGATCCGGACGCACCGGATGCAGATGCAGACGACACGACGACGACGGAACTTTGA
- a CDS encoding pseudouridine synthase, protein MRSSGSGSGRNSGRGNPRGTGGGGNPRGSGGGGSSRGTGGSGSPRGTGGGGSQPRSAGGRDDRPKRAGKPRPEERRYDVGPGATHEGPKSGRGNAARGGAKGGPKQGQQRGGRTEPARSREYETRAEERNRDRYAGKPEVKTPKTFPGAEQEGERLQKVLARAGYGSRRACEELVEQSRVEVNGEIVVEQGMRVDPEHDEIKVDGLTVATQSYQFFSLNKPAGVVSTMEDTEGRQCLGDYVTNRETRLFHVGRLDTETEGVILLTNHGELAHRLTHPKYGVKKVYLAHIVGPIPRDLGKQLKDGIQLEDGYAKADHFRVVEQTGKNYLVEVTLHEGRKHIVRRMLAEAGFPVDKLVRVSFGPITLGDQKSGWLRRLSNTEVGMLMQEVGL, encoded by the coding sequence ATGCGAAGCAGTGGCAGCGGTAGTGGCAGGAACAGCGGGCGCGGCAACCCCCGTGGAACCGGTGGGGGCGGCAACCCTCGCGGGTCCGGCGGTGGCGGCAGCTCCCGCGGGACCGGCGGAAGCGGCAGCCCCCGGGGAACCGGTGGCGGCGGCTCCCAGCCGAGGAGCGCGGGAGGGCGCGACGACAGGCCGAAGCGCGCCGGAAAGCCCCGTCCCGAGGAGCGCCGCTACGACGTAGGCCCCGGCGCCACCCACGAGGGCCCGAAGTCCGGACGCGGCAACGCGGCCCGCGGCGGTGCCAAGGGCGGTCCCAAGCAGGGCCAGCAGCGCGGCGGCCGTACGGAGCCCGCGCGCTCCCGTGAGTACGAGACGCGTGCCGAGGAGCGCAACCGCGACCGGTACGCGGGCAAGCCCGAGGTCAAGACGCCCAAGACCTTCCCGGGCGCCGAGCAGGAGGGCGAGCGCCTGCAGAAGGTGCTCGCGCGCGCGGGCTACGGTTCGCGGCGCGCCTGCGAGGAACTGGTCGAGCAGTCCCGGGTCGAGGTCAACGGCGAGATCGTCGTCGAGCAGGGCATGCGAGTCGACCCGGAACACGACGAGATCAAGGTCGACGGACTGACCGTCGCCACGCAGTCGTACCAGTTCTTCTCGCTGAACAAGCCCGCCGGCGTCGTGTCGACCATGGAGGACACGGAGGGCCGCCAGTGCCTCGGTGACTACGTGACGAACCGGGAGACGCGGCTCTTCCACGTCGGGCGGCTCGACACCGAGACCGAGGGCGTCATCCTGCTCACCAACCACGGAGAGCTGGCGCACCGCCTCACCCACCCCAAGTACGGCGTGAAGAAGGTCTACCTCGCGCACATCGTGGGCCCGATCCCGCGCGACCTGGGCAAGCAGCTCAAGGACGGCATCCAGCTGGAGGACGGGTACGCGAAGGCGGACCACTTCAGGGTCGTCGAGCAGACCGGCAAGAACTACCTCGTAGAGGTGACCCTCCACGAGGGCCGCAAGCACATCGTGCGGCGCATGCTCGCCGAGGCGGGCTTCCCGGTCGACAAGCTCGTGCGCGTGTCCTTCGGGCCGATCACCCTGGGCGACCAGAAGTCGGGCTGGCTGCGCCGGCTGTCGAACACCGAGGTCGGGATGCTGATGCAGGAAGTCGGCCTCTAG
- a CDS encoding NUDIX domain-containing protein, whose amino-acid sequence MEGYDKHAFEPFAVTVDLAVFTVRAGVLQALLIERGQEPYAGHWALPGGFVLPEESAGTAARRELAEETGLADVSGLHLEQLRTYSEPDRDPRMRVVSVAYTALLPDPPEPRGGGDAASARWLPYDGLGPLAFDHDRILADAHERVGAKLEYTCLATAFCPPEFTLGELQQVYETVWGTALDRPNFRRKVLATPGFVEQIPGAARLTGGRGKPAALYRAGDATALHPPLLRPASPSPSLSSKGRSS is encoded by the coding sequence ATGGAGGGCTACGACAAGCACGCCTTCGAGCCCTTCGCCGTCACCGTGGATCTCGCGGTGTTCACGGTCCGGGCGGGCGTACTGCAAGCCCTGCTGATCGAGCGAGGGCAGGAGCCGTACGCGGGCCACTGGGCGCTGCCCGGAGGGTTCGTGCTGCCCGAGGAGTCCGCCGGGACGGCCGCCCGGCGCGAACTCGCCGAGGAGACCGGTCTTGCGGACGTCTCGGGGCTGCATCTGGAGCAGTTGCGCACGTACAGCGAACCGGACCGCGATCCCCGGATGCGGGTCGTCTCCGTCGCGTACACCGCGCTTCTGCCGGACCCGCCCGAACCGCGTGGCGGCGGCGACGCGGCGAGCGCGCGCTGGCTGCCGTACGACGGGCTCGGGCCGCTCGCCTTCGACCACGACCGGATCCTCGCCGACGCCCATGAACGGGTCGGGGCCAAGCTCGAATACACCTGCCTCGCCACGGCGTTCTGCCCGCCGGAGTTCACGCTCGGGGAACTCCAGCAGGTCTACGAGACCGTGTGGGGGACCGCGCTCGACCGGCCGAACTTCCGGCGCAAGGTCCTCGCCACTCCCGGATTCGTCGAGCAGATCCCCGGTGCGGCCCGGCTGACCGGAGGCCGGGGGAAGCCCGCCGCGCTGTATCGCGCGGGCGACGCCACCGCACTGCACCCACCACTGCTGCGACCGGCATCACCGTCACCGTCACTGTCGTCGAAAGGACGATCCTCATGA
- a CDS encoding ADP-ribosylglycohydrolase family protein: MTTTVRKHAATGALVGLALGDALGFPTEFNDVPSILAKCGPWREMELPTPAFVTDDTQMTLALGRGLRTAMDRGLLGPKRLERPVREEFVDWYQSPENNRAPGRTCLVACEKLKREDLPWQDASQIHSKGCGANMRVAPLGLISGLSDEQRAGAAQLQAALTHGHPTALAASDLTAHAVRLLARGAEPTGLVGLLRSYAYENRTRYHERWLGDLWTRAQDPNPTHFISRGWDECLEVLERLQRALRSPSPETDPCLATGAGWIAEEALATGLLCFLLFVDEPVTALRRAACTSGDSDSIACLAGAFAGAYLGADAWPTEWADRIEYQGDLMALGALWDD, translated from the coding sequence ATGACCACCACCGTCAGGAAGCACGCCGCCACCGGGGCGCTGGTCGGGCTCGCCCTCGGGGACGCGCTCGGCTTCCCGACCGAGTTCAACGACGTGCCCTCGATCCTCGCCAAATGCGGGCCCTGGCGGGAGATGGAGCTGCCTACCCCCGCGTTCGTCACGGACGACACGCAGATGACACTGGCGCTGGGACGGGGGCTGCGGACGGCCATGGACAGGGGGCTGCTGGGCCCCAAGCGACTGGAGCGGCCCGTACGCGAGGAGTTCGTGGACTGGTATCAGTCGCCGGAGAACAACCGCGCACCCGGGCGTACGTGTCTGGTCGCCTGCGAGAAGCTGAAGCGTGAGGATCTGCCCTGGCAGGACGCCAGCCAGATCCACTCCAAGGGCTGCGGCGCCAACATGCGTGTCGCGCCCCTCGGCCTCATCTCCGGGCTCAGCGACGAACAGCGCGCGGGCGCCGCCCAGTTGCAGGCCGCGCTCACGCATGGGCACCCCACGGCGCTCGCCGCGTCCGACCTCACCGCGCACGCGGTGCGGCTGCTCGCGCGGGGCGCCGAGCCGACGGGACTGGTCGGCCTGCTGCGTTCGTACGCGTACGAGAACCGCACGCGGTACCACGAGCGCTGGCTCGGCGACCTGTGGACCCGCGCCCAGGACCCGAACCCGACGCACTTCATCTCGCGGGGCTGGGACGAGTGTCTGGAGGTCCTGGAGCGGCTTCAGCGGGCCCTGCGGTCGCCGTCGCCCGAGACCGACCCCTGTCTCGCCACGGGGGCCGGCTGGATCGCCGAGGAGGCCCTCGCCACCGGCCTGTTGTGCTTCCTGCTCTTCGTGGACGAGCCGGTGACGGCCCTGCGCCGGGCTGCCTGTACTTCGGGTGACTCGGACTCGATCGCGTGTCTGGCCGGCGCCTTCGCGGGGGCATACCTCGGCGCCGATGCGTGGCCTACGGAGTGGGCCGACAGGATCGAGTACCAGGGGGACCTGATGGCGTTGGGCGCGCTCTGGGACGACTGA
- a CDS encoding Rieske (2Fe-2S) protein, with the protein MTNPSTRRAVLATGAAALIAGCSNYGDENGGGGEEEASSVAPAESGTGSEAPAGEALTKTGDIPVDGGKIFKDEKVVVTQPEQGGFKAFSAVCTHMGCIVANVSDGTINCTCHGSKFRIADGSVAKGPAQKPLPAKQITVTGDSISLA; encoded by the coding sequence ATGACCAACCCCTCCACGCGGCGCGCGGTTCTCGCGACGGGCGCGGCCGCGCTGATCGCCGGCTGCAGCAACTACGGGGACGAGAACGGCGGGGGCGGCGAGGAGGAGGCGTCCTCCGTCGCCCCCGCGGAGAGCGGGACCGGGAGCGAGGCGCCCGCCGGTGAGGCGCTGACCAAGACCGGCGACATCCCGGTCGACGGCGGCAAGATCTTCAAGGACGAGAAGGTCGTCGTCACCCAGCCCGAGCAGGGCGGCTTCAAGGCCTTCTCGGCGGTCTGCACACACATGGGCTGCATCGTCGCCAACGTCTCGGACGGCACGATCAACTGCACCTGCCACGGCAGCAAGTTCCGCATCGCCGACGGCTCGGTGGCCAAGGGCCCGGCCCAGAAGCCGCTCCCCGCGAAGCAGATCACGGTCACGGGCGACTCGATCAGCCTCGCCTGA
- a CDS encoding DUF6529 family protein — MTVDPNAATQGFPSPDRTRKPPGAARYLVPALVAGAVAVGLGVYGKVHDPAGTAFNLAGFSSTGAVKSWLATAAMTFAVAQFVSALMMYGRLPGPSWSGVLHRWSGRIAFLLAVPVAVHCLYALGYQTYEPRVLWHSVLGCFFFGAFSAKMLLLRSERLPGWVLPIVGGLVFSALTVVWLTSALWFFRTFGVTT, encoded by the coding sequence ATGACCGTGGACCCGAACGCCGCCACCCAGGGCTTCCCGTCGCCCGACCGCACGCGCAAGCCCCCGGGAGCCGCCCGCTATCTCGTACCGGCCCTCGTCGCGGGCGCGGTCGCGGTCGGTCTCGGCGTCTACGGCAAAGTGCACGACCCGGCGGGCACCGCCTTCAACCTGGCGGGGTTCAGCAGCACGGGCGCGGTCAAGTCGTGGCTCGCCACGGCCGCGATGACCTTCGCGGTCGCGCAGTTCGTCTCGGCGCTCATGATGTACGGCCGACTGCCGGGCCCGAGCTGGTCGGGAGTGCTGCACCGCTGGTCGGGCCGAATCGCGTTCCTTTTGGCGGTTCCGGTCGCTGTGCACTGTCTCTACGCTTTGGGCTACCAGACGTACGAACCGCGCGTTTTGTGGCACTCGGTCCTAGGTTGCTTCTTCTTCGGTGCATTCAGTGCCAAGATGCTGCTGCTCCGCTCGGAGCGTCTGCCCGGCTGGGTGCTGCCCATCGTCGGCGGACTGGTCTTCTCGGCCCTGACGGTGGTCTGGCTGACCTCCGCCCTCTGGTTCTTCCGCACGTTCGGAGTGACGACATGA